The following coding sequences lie in one Labrus bergylta chromosome 5, fLabBer1.1, whole genome shotgun sequence genomic window:
- the LOC114918192 gene encoding CD276 antigen-like isoform X4 — protein MKLLPLVCLCVVTRSGITFADENGGVVVKEDSDAVLPCSLSTKENIETKLFDWKKDDHKEVFMYDGGDYYAHGLSGQDKQFEGRVSHFNDELKNGNASIKIRKTKVADSGNYTCFFPRLQPSQMFHIELVVGAAPEPSVTILDQSKDWSLLQCLVRGASPRPKVEWRDSSGNILHAKEAQVTERGGSYDIILQTTVTKTDHYSCVVTQDQIKHHTEAKIYVHINGAASEPHVTILDQSKDWSLLQCLVRGASPRPKVEWRDSSGNILHAKEAQVTERGGSYDIILQTTVTKTDHYSCVVTQDQIKHHTEAETYVHINVSGFSAGWIVSTAVVSTFLFVGVFILAALFVTGRISCRKDEEKGEPIKDRTESDLLAE, from the exons ATGAAGCTTCTTCCTCTCGTGTGTCTCTGCGTCGTGACTCGGTCTGGAATAACGTTTGCTGATGAAAACG GTGGAGTGGTGGTGAAAGAAGACAGTGATGCTGTGTTACCATGTTCCCTCAGCACCAAGGAGAACATCGAGACGAAGCTGTTTGACTGGAAGAAAGACGATCACAAGGAGGTGTTCATGTACGACGGAGGAGATTATTACGCTCACGGCCTTTCAGGTCAAGACAAACAGTTTGAAGGTCGAGTCTCACATTTTAACGACGAGCTGAAGAACGGTAACGCCTCCATAAAGATCAGGAAGACCAAGGTGGCCGACAGTGGAAACTACACCTGTTTTTTTCCTCGTCTGCAGCCGAGTCAAATGTTCCACATTGAGCTGGTTGTTG GTGCTGCTCCAGAGCCGTCTGTCACCATACTCGACCAATCAAAGGACTGGTCTCTGCTGCAGTGTTTAGTCAGAGGAGCTTCTCCTCGACCTAAAGTGGAGTGGAGGGACAGTTCTGGAAACATCCTTCATGCTAAAGAAGCACAGGTCACAGAAAGAGGAGGCAGCTACGACATCATCCTCCAAACCACTGTGACCAAGACCGACCACTACAGCTGTGTGGTCACACAGGACCAGATCAAACACCACACTGAGGCCAAGATCTACGTTCACATCAACG GAGCAGCTTCAGAGCCGCACGTCACCATCCTCGACCAATCAAAGGACTGGTCTCTGCTGCAGTGTTTAGTCAGAGGAGCTTCTCCTCGACCTAAAGTGGAGTGGAGGGACAGTTCTGGAAACATCCTTCATGCTAAAGAAGCACAGGTCACAGAAAGAGGAGGCAGCTACGACATCATCCTCCAAACCACTGTGACCAAGACCGACCACTACAGCTGTGTGGTCACACAGGACCAGATCAAACACCACACTGAGGCAGAGACCTACGTTCACATCAACG tttcaggtttctctgCTGGATGGATTGTTTCTACTGCTGTTGTCagcacttttttatttgttggtgTCTTCATCCTAGCTGCTCTCTTTGTCACAGGTCGCATCAGTTGTCGTAAAG acGAGGAGAAAGGTGAACCCATAAAAGACCGCACTGAATCCGACCTTCTAGCTGAATGA
- the LOC114918192 gene encoding CD276 antigen-like isoform X1, whose translation MKLLPLVCLCVVTRSGITFADENGGVVVKEDSDAVLPCSLSTKENIETKLFDWKKDDHKEVFMYDGGDYYAHGLSGQDKQFEGRVSHFNDELKNGNASIKIRKTKVADSGNYTCFFPRLQPSQMFHIELVVGAILKDRTPEKIQGAAPEPSVTILDQSKDWSLLQCLVRGASPRPKVEWRDSSGNILHAKEAQVTERGGSYDIILQTTVTKTDHYSCVVTQDQIKHHTEAKIYVHINGAASEPHVTILDQSKDWSLLQCLVRGASPRPKVEWRDSSGNILHAKEAQVTERGGSYDIILQTTVTKTDHYSCVVTQDQIKHHTEAETYVHINVSGFSAGWIVSTAVVSTFLFVGVFILAALFVTGRISCRKDEEKGEPIKDRTESDLLAE comes from the exons ATGAAGCTTCTTCCTCTCGTGTGTCTCTGCGTCGTGACTCGGTCTGGAATAACGTTTGCTGATGAAAACG GTGGAGTGGTGGTGAAAGAAGACAGTGATGCTGTGTTACCATGTTCCCTCAGCACCAAGGAGAACATCGAGACGAAGCTGTTTGACTGGAAGAAAGACGATCACAAGGAGGTGTTCATGTACGACGGAGGAGATTATTACGCTCACGGCCTTTCAGGTCAAGACAAACAGTTTGAAGGTCGAGTCTCACATTTTAACGACGAGCTGAAGAACGGTAACGCCTCCATAAAGATCAGGAAGACCAAGGTGGCCGACAGTGGAAACTACACCTGTTTTTTTCCTCGTCTGCAGCCGAGTCAAATGTTCCACATTGAGCTGGTTGTTG GTGCTATCTTAAAGGACAGAACACCTGAAAAAATCCAAG GTGCTGCTCCAGAGCCGTCTGTCACCATACTCGACCAATCAAAGGACTGGTCTCTGCTGCAGTGTTTAGTCAGAGGAGCTTCTCCTCGACCTAAAGTGGAGTGGAGGGACAGTTCTGGAAACATCCTTCATGCTAAAGAAGCACAGGTCACAGAAAGAGGAGGCAGCTACGACATCATCCTCCAAACCACTGTGACCAAGACCGACCACTACAGCTGTGTGGTCACACAGGACCAGATCAAACACCACACTGAGGCCAAGATCTACGTTCACATCAACG GAGCAGCTTCAGAGCCGCACGTCACCATCCTCGACCAATCAAAGGACTGGTCTCTGCTGCAGTGTTTAGTCAGAGGAGCTTCTCCTCGACCTAAAGTGGAGTGGAGGGACAGTTCTGGAAACATCCTTCATGCTAAAGAAGCACAGGTCACAGAAAGAGGAGGCAGCTACGACATCATCCTCCAAACCACTGTGACCAAGACCGACCACTACAGCTGTGTGGTCACACAGGACCAGATCAAACACCACACTGAGGCAGAGACCTACGTTCACATCAACG tttcaggtttctctgCTGGATGGATTGTTTCTACTGCTGTTGTCagcacttttttatttgttggtgTCTTCATCCTAGCTGCTCTCTTTGTCACAGGTCGCATCAGTTGTCGTAAAG acGAGGAGAAAGGTGAACCCATAAAAGACCGCACTGAATCCGACCTTCTAGCTGAATGA
- the LOC114918192 gene encoding butyrophilin subfamily 3 member A3-like isoform X3, which produces MECALLFSLLWSVSTFDDVNGGVVVKEDSDAVLPCSLSTKENIETKLFDWKKDDHKEVFMYDGGDYYAHGLSGQDKQFEGRVSHFNDELKNGNASIKIRKTKVADSGNYTCFFPRLQPSQMFHIELVVGAILKDRTPEKIQGAAPEPSVTILDQSKDWSLLQCLVRGASPRPKVEWRDSSGNILHAKEAQVTERGGSYDIILQTTVTKTDHYSCVVTQDQIKHHTEAKIYVHINGAASEPHVTILDQSKDWSLLQCLVRGASPRPKVEWRDSSGNILHAKEAQVTERGGSYDIILQTTVTKTDHYSCVVTQDQIKHHTEAETYVHINVSGFSAGWIVSTAVVSTFLFVGVFILAALFVTGRISCRKDEEKGEPIKDRTESDLLAE; this is translated from the exons GTGGAGTGGTGGTGAAAGAAGACAGTGATGCTGTGTTACCATGTTCCCTCAGCACCAAGGAGAACATCGAGACGAAGCTGTTTGACTGGAAGAAAGACGATCACAAGGAGGTGTTCATGTACGACGGAGGAGATTATTACGCTCACGGCCTTTCAGGTCAAGACAAACAGTTTGAAGGTCGAGTCTCACATTTTAACGACGAGCTGAAGAACGGTAACGCCTCCATAAAGATCAGGAAGACCAAGGTGGCCGACAGTGGAAACTACACCTGTTTTTTTCCTCGTCTGCAGCCGAGTCAAATGTTCCACATTGAGCTGGTTGTTG GTGCTATCTTAAAGGACAGAACACCTGAAAAAATCCAAG GTGCTGCTCCAGAGCCGTCTGTCACCATACTCGACCAATCAAAGGACTGGTCTCTGCTGCAGTGTTTAGTCAGAGGAGCTTCTCCTCGACCTAAAGTGGAGTGGAGGGACAGTTCTGGAAACATCCTTCATGCTAAAGAAGCACAGGTCACAGAAAGAGGAGGCAGCTACGACATCATCCTCCAAACCACTGTGACCAAGACCGACCACTACAGCTGTGTGGTCACACAGGACCAGATCAAACACCACACTGAGGCCAAGATCTACGTTCACATCAACG GAGCAGCTTCAGAGCCGCACGTCACCATCCTCGACCAATCAAAGGACTGGTCTCTGCTGCAGTGTTTAGTCAGAGGAGCTTCTCCTCGACCTAAAGTGGAGTGGAGGGACAGTTCTGGAAACATCCTTCATGCTAAAGAAGCACAGGTCACAGAAAGAGGAGGCAGCTACGACATCATCCTCCAAACCACTGTGACCAAGACCGACCACTACAGCTGTGTGGTCACACAGGACCAGATCAAACACCACACTGAGGCAGAGACCTACGTTCACATCAACG tttcaggtttctctgCTGGATGGATTGTTTCTACTGCTGTTGTCagcacttttttatttgttggtgTCTTCATCCTAGCTGCTCTCTTTGTCACAGGTCGCATCAGTTGTCGTAAAG acGAGGAGAAAGGTGAACCCATAAAAGACCGCACTGAATCCGACCTTCTAGCTGAATGA
- the LOC114918192 gene encoding butyrophilin subfamily 3 member A3-like isoform X6, with protein sequence MYDGGDYYAHGLSGQDKQFEGRVSHFNDELKNGNASIKIRKTKVADSGNYTCFFPRLQPSQMFHIELVVGAILKDRTPEKIQGAAPEPSVTILDQSKDWSLLQCLVRGASPRPKVEWRDSSGNILHAKEAQVTERGGSYDIILQTTVTKTDHYSCVVTQDQIKHHTEAKIYVHINGAASEPHVTILDQSKDWSLLQCLVRGASPRPKVEWRDSSGNILHAKEAQVTERGGSYDIILQTTVTKTDHYSCVVTQDQIKHHTEAETYVHINVSGFSAGWIVSTAVVSTFLFVGVFILAALFVTGRISCRKDEEKGEPIKDRTESDLLAE encoded by the exons ATGTACGACGGAGGAGATTATTACGCTCACGGCCTTTCAGGTCAAGACAAACAGTTTGAAGGTCGAGTCTCACATTTTAACGACGAGCTGAAGAACGGTAACGCCTCCATAAAGATCAGGAAGACCAAGGTGGCCGACAGTGGAAACTACACCTGTTTTTTTCCTCGTCTGCAGCCGAGTCAAATGTTCCACATTGAGCTGGTTGTTG GTGCTATCTTAAAGGACAGAACACCTGAAAAAATCCAAG GTGCTGCTCCAGAGCCGTCTGTCACCATACTCGACCAATCAAAGGACTGGTCTCTGCTGCAGTGTTTAGTCAGAGGAGCTTCTCCTCGACCTAAAGTGGAGTGGAGGGACAGTTCTGGAAACATCCTTCATGCTAAAGAAGCACAGGTCACAGAAAGAGGAGGCAGCTACGACATCATCCTCCAAACCACTGTGACCAAGACCGACCACTACAGCTGTGTGGTCACACAGGACCAGATCAAACACCACACTGAGGCCAAGATCTACGTTCACATCAACG GAGCAGCTTCAGAGCCGCACGTCACCATCCTCGACCAATCAAAGGACTGGTCTCTGCTGCAGTGTTTAGTCAGAGGAGCTTCTCCTCGACCTAAAGTGGAGTGGAGGGACAGTTCTGGAAACATCCTTCATGCTAAAGAAGCACAGGTCACAGAAAGAGGAGGCAGCTACGACATCATCCTCCAAACCACTGTGACCAAGACCGACCACTACAGCTGTGTGGTCACACAGGACCAGATCAAACACCACACTGAGGCAGAGACCTACGTTCACATCAACG tttcaggtttctctgCTGGATGGATTGTTTCTACTGCTGTTGTCagcacttttttatttgttggtgTCTTCATCCTAGCTGCTCTCTTTGTCACAGGTCGCATCAGTTGTCGTAAAG acGAGGAGAAAGGTGAACCCATAAAAGACCGCACTGAATCCGACCTTCTAGCTGAATGA
- the LOC114918192 gene encoding CD276 antigen-like isoform X2, giving the protein MKLLPLVCLCVVTRSGITFADENGGVVVKEDSDAVLPCSLSTKENIETKLFDWKKDDHKEVFMYDGGDYYAHGLSGQDKQFEGRVSHFNDELKNGNASIKIRKTKVADSGNYTCFFPRLQPSQMFHIELVVGAILKDRTPEKIQGAAPEPSVTILDQSKDWSLLQCLVRGASPRPKVEWRDSSGNILHAKEAQVTERGGSYDIILQTTVTKTDHYSCVVTQDQIKHHTEAKIYVHINGAASEPHVTILDQSKDWSLLQCLVRGASPRPKVEWRDSSGNILHAKEAQVTERGGSYDIILQTTVTKTDHYSCVVTQDQIKHHTEAETYVHINGFSAGWIVSTAVVSTFLFVGVFILAALFVTGRISCRKDEEKGEPIKDRTESDLLAE; this is encoded by the exons ATGAAGCTTCTTCCTCTCGTGTGTCTCTGCGTCGTGACTCGGTCTGGAATAACGTTTGCTGATGAAAACG GTGGAGTGGTGGTGAAAGAAGACAGTGATGCTGTGTTACCATGTTCCCTCAGCACCAAGGAGAACATCGAGACGAAGCTGTTTGACTGGAAGAAAGACGATCACAAGGAGGTGTTCATGTACGACGGAGGAGATTATTACGCTCACGGCCTTTCAGGTCAAGACAAACAGTTTGAAGGTCGAGTCTCACATTTTAACGACGAGCTGAAGAACGGTAACGCCTCCATAAAGATCAGGAAGACCAAGGTGGCCGACAGTGGAAACTACACCTGTTTTTTTCCTCGTCTGCAGCCGAGTCAAATGTTCCACATTGAGCTGGTTGTTG GTGCTATCTTAAAGGACAGAACACCTGAAAAAATCCAAG GTGCTGCTCCAGAGCCGTCTGTCACCATACTCGACCAATCAAAGGACTGGTCTCTGCTGCAGTGTTTAGTCAGAGGAGCTTCTCCTCGACCTAAAGTGGAGTGGAGGGACAGTTCTGGAAACATCCTTCATGCTAAAGAAGCACAGGTCACAGAAAGAGGAGGCAGCTACGACATCATCCTCCAAACCACTGTGACCAAGACCGACCACTACAGCTGTGTGGTCACACAGGACCAGATCAAACACCACACTGAGGCCAAGATCTACGTTCACATCAACG GAGCAGCTTCAGAGCCGCACGTCACCATCCTCGACCAATCAAAGGACTGGTCTCTGCTGCAGTGTTTAGTCAGAGGAGCTTCTCCTCGACCTAAAGTGGAGTGGAGGGACAGTTCTGGAAACATCCTTCATGCTAAAGAAGCACAGGTCACAGAAAGAGGAGGCAGCTACGACATCATCCTCCAAACCACTGTGACCAAGACCGACCACTACAGCTGTGTGGTCACACAGGACCAGATCAAACACCACACTGAGGCAGAGACCTACGTTCACATCAACG gtttctctgCTGGATGGATTGTTTCTACTGCTGTTGTCagcacttttttatttgttggtgTCTTCATCCTAGCTGCTCTCTTTGTCACAGGTCGCATCAGTTGTCGTAAAG acGAGGAGAAAGGTGAACCCATAAAAGACCGCACTGAATCCGACCTTCTAGCTGAATGA
- the LOC114918192 gene encoding CD276 antigen-like isoform X5: MKLLPLVCLCVVTRSGITFADENGGVVVKEDSDAVLPCSLSTKENIETKLFDWKKDDHKEVFMYDGGDYYAHGLSGQDKQFEGRVSHFNDELKNGNASIKIRKTKVADSGNYTCFFPRLQPSQMFHIELVVGAILKDRTPEKIQGAAPEPSVTILDQSKDWSLLQCLVRGASPRPKVEWRDSSGNILHAKEAQVTERGGSYDIILQTTVTKTDHYSCVVTQDQIKHHTEAKIYVHINGAASEPHVTILDQSKDWSLLQCLVRGASPRPKVEWRDSSGNILHAKEAQVTERGGSYDIILQTTVTKTDHYSCVVTQDQIKHHTEAETYVHINGEEGQGLHLTCTQRNNNFPLT; this comes from the exons ATGAAGCTTCTTCCTCTCGTGTGTCTCTGCGTCGTGACTCGGTCTGGAATAACGTTTGCTGATGAAAACG GTGGAGTGGTGGTGAAAGAAGACAGTGATGCTGTGTTACCATGTTCCCTCAGCACCAAGGAGAACATCGAGACGAAGCTGTTTGACTGGAAGAAAGACGATCACAAGGAGGTGTTCATGTACGACGGAGGAGATTATTACGCTCACGGCCTTTCAGGTCAAGACAAACAGTTTGAAGGTCGAGTCTCACATTTTAACGACGAGCTGAAGAACGGTAACGCCTCCATAAAGATCAGGAAGACCAAGGTGGCCGACAGTGGAAACTACACCTGTTTTTTTCCTCGTCTGCAGCCGAGTCAAATGTTCCACATTGAGCTGGTTGTTG GTGCTATCTTAAAGGACAGAACACCTGAAAAAATCCAAG GTGCTGCTCCAGAGCCGTCTGTCACCATACTCGACCAATCAAAGGACTGGTCTCTGCTGCAGTGTTTAGTCAGAGGAGCTTCTCCTCGACCTAAAGTGGAGTGGAGGGACAGTTCTGGAAACATCCTTCATGCTAAAGAAGCACAGGTCACAGAAAGAGGAGGCAGCTACGACATCATCCTCCAAACCACTGTGACCAAGACCGACCACTACAGCTGTGTGGTCACACAGGACCAGATCAAACACCACACTGAGGCCAAGATCTACGTTCACATCAACG GAGCAGCTTCAGAGCCGCACGTCACCATCCTCGACCAATCAAAGGACTGGTCTCTGCTGCAGTGTTTAGTCAGAGGAGCTTCTCCTCGACCTAAAGTGGAGTGGAGGGACAGTTCTGGAAACATCCTTCATGCTAAAGAAGCACAGGTCACAGAAAGAGGAGGCAGCTACGACATCATCCTCCAAACCACTGTGACCAAGACCGACCACTACAGCTGTGTGGTCACACAGGACCAGATCAAACACCACACTGAGGCAGAGACCTACGTTCACATCAACG GGGAGGAGGGTCAGGGTCTCCACCTCACCtgtacacaaagaaacaacaacttcCCACTTACCTGA